The segment GGCAAAAGCACCAACAGCACCATATGTACATGTATGCGAGTCCGCACCAATTATCACATCGCCGGGCAGTACCAAACCCTGCTCAGGCAGCAGACAGTGCTCAATACCCATACGACCCACTTCAAAGTAGTTGACGATCCCTTGTTTCCTGGCAAACTCCCTCAGCATTTTGGCCTGCTCTGCGGATTGAATGTCTTTGTTGGGTACGAAATGGTCCGGTACCAACACTACCCGTTCCGGGTCGAAAACCTTTTCTACCCCCAGTTTCTCAAATTCTTTAATGGCAACCGGGGCAGTAATGTCGTTGCCCAGAACCACGTCCACCCGGGCACTAATCAATTCACCGGGCTGGGTTTTTTCAAGGCCCGCATGGCGAGCCAGTATCTTTTCGGTAATTGTCATCCCCATGGTTTTTCCTCCTCTGCTCCATATCGGGAACACAGACGGCAAAAACACGCCGTCTGCATCACCCTATTTTAGAAAAGTTATACGATCCGTTGTAGGTCATCTTCGCCTACTTCAAAGACTAATTTGTTTAACGCATTGATATAGGCCTTGGCACTGGCTTCAATGATATCAGTACTAATGCCCCGACCGATGTAAACTTGGTCAGCGTATTTCAGCTTAGCAGTCACTTCACCGATGGCATCCTTACCGCCGGTAACCGCACTTAAATTATAATACATCAAGGAAACTTTAATGTTGGTCACCTTGTCAATGGCTTTAAATACCGCATCCACCGGTCCTTCACCACATGCTGCTTCTTCTATCAATGTTTCACCATCTGTGATACCCACTGTAGCTGTGGGAACAATACGGTTGCCCGAGGATATGTGCATATGTTCCAGTTGAAATTTCTCCGGAATACGGCGAATTTCCGCCTCCACAATGGCCTCTATATCCTTGTCGCTAATTTCCTTTTTTCTATCTGCCATACTCTTAAACCGGGTAAAAGCTTTATCCAGCTCTGTCTTATCCACTTCAAAACCTAATTCTTCCAGCCGCTGCCGGAAAGCATGACGTCCTGAATGTTTGCCTAAGACGATGTTATTCTGCACCAGACCAATCATTTCCGGGTTCATAATCTCGTAAGTGGTACGTTCTTTTAATACTCCGTCTTGATGAATGCCGGACTCATGAGCAAATGCATTGCGGCCGACAATTGCCTTATTTGATTGAATGCTCATCCCTGTCAAGCTGCTTACCTGCTTACTTGTACGATAAATTTCCTTAGTATTAATTTCCGTATGATAGTCATAGAAGTCCTTACGGGTGTAAAGGGCCATCACCATTTCTTCTAAAGCGGTATTACCGGCCCTTTCACCGATTCCGTTTACCGCACATTCTACCTGCTGGGCGCCATTGGCAATGGCCGCCAGGGAATTTGCCACCGCGAGACCTAGGTCATTATGGCAGTGCACACTTAAAATAGTACGATCAATGTTGGAAACTTTACGTCTTATTGCCGCAATAAATTGCCCGAACTCTTCCGGAGTGGCATATCCTACAGTGTCAGGGATGTTAACCGTAGTGGCACCGGCATCAATCGCTGCCTCAACCACTTGGCAGAGAAAGTCCAAGTCGCTGCGTGAAGCATCTTCCGGAGAAAACTCCACATCGTCGGTATACTGTCTGGCGTGTTTGACCCCTTTTACCGCCAGCTCTAATACTGTTTCCCGAGGCAGCTGAAGCTTATACTTCATGTGAATATCTGAAGTAGCAATAAAGGTATGAATACGGGGTTTTTTTGCGACTTTCACAGCTTCCCAAGCCCGGTCGATATCCTGGGGGTCAATACGGGCCAGGGCCGCGATTGTAGGACCCTCCACATTTTCAGCGATAGTTCGCACCGCCTGAAAATCGCCCTCTGAAGCGATAGGAAAACCCGCTTCAATTATATCCACACCTAATCTGGCCAGTTGCGTAGCAATCTCCAGCTTTTCGTTAATATTTAAACTAACACCGGGAGATTGCTCTCCATCTCGCAGGGTAGTATCAAAGATATAAACTCGCTTACTCACAATCATCCTCCTCCCCGAATGGAAACTGTACCATTTCATCCAGTCCCCTGGCATTAGGTACCATGGGTAATACCAGCTCTCGCTGATCAACGATCACCTCAATGATGGTCAGGCGGCCGTTATTTACCGCCTCGGTGAGAATCGGTTCCACCTGGTCCTTCGTTTCTATCTTTAAGCCCACAGCATCGTAGCACCGGGCCAGGTTGACAAAGTCAGGGTTGCCGGTAAAATCAACCGCGGTATAGCGCCGGTCACAGTAGAAATGCTGCAGCTGACGCACCAATCCCAAACTGCTGTTATTAAACAGCAAAACCTTGATGGGTAGGTTTTGTTCCCGCGCTGTAGCCAATTCCGCCATACTCATCTGAAAACTGCCGTCCCCGGTTACTGAAATTACCAAAGCGTCAGGGTCGGCCATCTGTGCCCCAATGGCCGCAGGAAAACCATAGCCCATAGTTCCCAAACCACCGGATGTCAAGAAAGACCGCGGTCGGGCAAAACGATAAAACTGTGCCGCCCACATTTGATGTTGACCTACATCGGTGGTAACTATTGCCCGATTATTTGTGATTTCGCCTAATTTTTGCATTACGTATTGAGGACGAAGCTTACTGTCATTGCCGTATTGAAGCGGATGCTCCCGGCGCAATTCCTTAATTCTCTCCAACCATTCCGGGTGTTTCTTCTCCTCTAATTTTTCCAGCATCCCAGTAAGAACCAGACGAAGGTCCCCAACAATTGGCACGTCCACTGACACATTCTTACCGATTTCCGCCGGGTCAATATCCAGGTGAATAATCTTTGCCTTCGGGGCAAACTTTTCCACCGCACTAGTAACTCGGTCGTCAAAGCGTACACCAAGACCAATAAGCAGATCTGCTTCCGTTACCGCGTAGTTGGCTACAGGAGTACCGTGCAGACCCAACATGCCCAATGACAGTTCACTGTCCTCGGGAAAGCTGCCCAACCCCATCAATGTGGTAGTCACGGGGATGTGCGCTCGGCGGGCCAACTCCAATAATTCTTCAGTGGAACCGGAGTTTATCACCCCGCCGCCCACATAAATTACCGGCCTCTTCGCCTGTTTGATCAAGGCTAAGGCACGGTTTATCTGCTGAGGGTGTCCTTGATAATTGGGCTTATATCCTCTCATGTCTAATTGCTCCAATGGTTTTGCAGAACAAAGTGCTGCAGCTACATCCTTTGGGATGTCTATCAGAACCGGTCCGGGGCGGCCGGTACGGGCAATATGGAATGCTTCTTTCATTACCTTAGGCAATTCATCTGCCTTTTTTACCAGATAATTGTGTTTGGTAATGGGCATGGTTATCCCGGTAATATCCACTTCCTGAAACGCATCGGTACCAACCATGCTGGTAGCCACCTGCCCGGTGATAATCACCACCGGCACTGAATCCATATATGCTGTGGCAATCCCTGTCACTAGATTAGTCGCTCCCGGCCCTGAAGTGGCCATACAAACCCCGGGGTTACCGGTCACACGGGCATAACCGTTAGCCATGTGTACTGCTGCCTGCTCGTTTCGCACCAAAACATGCTTGATGTCTGAATCCAATAAGGCATCGTATATAGGCAGCACTGCCCCGCCAGGGTAACCATAAATAGTAGTAACATTCTCATCCTGAAGGCATTTAATTAGTCTTTGTGCTCCTGTAGTCCCAATTTTATGTGCACCTCCACATGTTTTTATCCTTGGCCATTTTTAAATTTGGCTCCACGTACCATGGCAATCTTACCGGTACGTACTACTTCGCGAAGACCAAAAGGTCTTAAGGAAGTCTCAATAGCACTGATTTTACCAGAATCCCCTGTTGCTTCAATAATTAATGAATCCCGGCCAATATCCACAATCCGTGCCCTAAATATATCAACTATCTGCATGATTTCCGCTCGGGTATTGGGGTCAGCGTTTACCTTAACCAGCACTAACTCCCGATCTACAAACTGATCCTGGGTAATGTCACTGAGTTTAATAACCTCAACCAGCTTATGCAGTTGTTTGGTCACCTGCTCAATCACTCGGTCATCGCCGTCTACTACAATTGTTATACGGGATATTTCCGGATCTTCAGTATGACCAACGGCCAAACTTTCAATGTTATAGCCCCTGCGGGCAAATAAACCGGCAATTCTGGTCAAAACACCGGGTCTGTTCTCTACCAGTACAGCCAACGTGTGTTTCACCTTTTGCCACCCCCCAGCATCTTATTGATCGCGCCCCCTGCGGGCACCATGGGGAAAACATTTTCTTCTTCATCTACGATAAACTCAATTACGAAGGTACCGGGAGCAGCCATGGCACGCTCCAGCGCCGGTCTTACATCTTCGGGGCGCTCTACCCGCATTCCTTGGGCGCCATAGGCCTCTGCCAATTTAACAAAGTCCGGTCCGCCTTCCATGTGGGTATAAGAATACCTCCGGTCATAAAATAGTTCCTGCCATTGTCGTACCATTCCTAAATAGTGATTATTCAGGATAGCCACCTTTATTGGCAATCCGTATTGTACTGCAGTGGCAAACTCCTGAGAATTCATCTGGATGCTGCCGTCCCCGGCAATGTTAAAGACTACTGAATCCGGATGGGCTAATTGAACTCCTATGGCGGCGGGAAGCCCAAAACCCATGGTCCCCAAACCACCAGAAGAGATAAATCTCCGTGGATACTTGCACTGATAAAATTGCGCCGCCCACATTTGGTTTTGGCCCACTTCCGTCGCTATAAACGCTTCCCCACGGGTAATATCGCAAATTTGTTCTACCACATATTGAGGTTTTATCACTTCATTGTCCTGATCATAATTCAAAGGATGATTCCGCCGCCACTGTTCAACTTTGTCTAACCATGCTTGGTGCTGCCGCGGTTCCACTTCTTTGAGCAAATCCGCGAGAACTTCTCGGACATTGCCTACTAATGGAATATCAGCCCGGATGTTTTTACTAATTTCCGCGGGATCAATGTCCACATGAATGATGGTAGCGTTGGGAGCAAACATATCAAGACGCCCGGTTACTCTATCATCAAAACGAACTCCTAAGCCAATTACCAGGTCACTATCGGTAATGGCGTAGTTGGCATACGCTGTCCCATGCATGCCGGGCATACCCAATGCCAACGGGTGTACATCAGGGAACGCACCCTTGCCCATTAATGTAGTAGTAACCGGTGCATTTATCTTCTCTGCAAATGCAATCAGTTCCTCATGAGCACCGGCAGCAATGATACCGCCTCCGGCATAAATTACCGGCCTTTCCGCCTGATTAACAGCCTTTACTGCCTGAGTTAAGTTAGCTGTAATTCCATTATAAATATATTTATATCCGGGAAGGTTTACCTCCGGCGGATAAATAAACTCGGTCTCCGCGGCAGCAATATCCTTAGGCAGGTCAACTACCACAGGACCAGGCCTACCGGTAGTGGCAATATGAAAAGCTTCCCGCATTATCCTAGCCAAATCCTTTACATCCTTTACCAGGTAACTGTATTTGGTAATCGGCTGGGTAATACCGGTAATATCCGCCTCCTGAAAGGAGTCCTTGCCGATTAAGCCGCTGGCTACCTGCCCGGTAATGGCCACCAATGGTACAGAGTCCATATAGGCATTGGCAATACCGGTAACTAAATTGGTTGCACCAGGTCCCGATGTCGCAAAGACCACGCCGCATTTCCCTGTAGCCCGGGCGTAACCATCTGCTGCATGCACTGCGCCCTGCTCATGACGGGTTAGGATGTGTTTGATTTCTTCTTCTCCGTATAATGCATCATATAAAGATAAAACTGCACCGCCGGGGTAGCCGAAGATTACTTCTACTCCCTCGGCTTTTAATGATTCAACAACAATTTGTGCTCCATTTAAAGTTCTCACTACCGAATCCCCAATTTCTGCCACCTCCATTATTTTTCAAATACCGCACCGGTACTGGCCGATGTCACCAATTTAGCATAGCGAGCCATATATCCGGATTTAATTTTTGGTTCTGGTTTTTGCCAATTACGGCGCCTTCCTTCTAATTCCTCTTCCTCTACCAACAGTTTGATGCTGTTGTTTGGTATATCTATTGCAATAGTATCTCCCTCTTCTACCAAGGCGATAGGTCCGCCTTCAGCCGCTTCGGGAGAAATATGGCCAATGGATGCTCCTCTGGTAGCACCGGAAAACCGTCCATCGGTAATCAGGGCTACCGATTCGCCTAATCCCATACCGGCCACGGCAGAGGTGGGGGTAAGCATCTCCCGCATACCGGGGCCGCCTTTTGGCCCTTCATAACGAATCACAATTACGTCACCTGGTTTAATTTCTTTGGCCCAAATAGCTTTTACCGTTTCTTCTTCAGAATTAAAAACTCTGGCCGGGCCCTGATGGGTAAGCATTTTGTCGGCAACAGCAGCTTTTTTCACCACGGCACCATCCGGGGCCAAATTGCCCCAAAGAACCGCCAACCCACCGCTTTTACTATAAGCCTTATCAAAAGAACGGATAACAGTATTATCCTTATTAGAAGCAGCGGCTACAGTTTCGGCCACCGTACCGCCGGTAACGGTAATCAATTGACTGT is part of the Metallumcola ferriviriculae genome and harbors:
- the ilvB gene encoding biosynthetic-type acetolactate synthase large subunit, translating into MRTLNGAQIVVESLKAEGVEVIFGYPGGAVLSLYDALYGEEEIKHILTRHEQGAVHAADGYARATGKCGVVFATSGPGATNLVTGIANAYMDSVPLVAITGQVASGLIGKDSFQEADITGITQPITKYSYLVKDVKDLARIMREAFHIATTGRPGPVVVDLPKDIAAAETEFIYPPEVNLPGYKYIYNGITANLTQAVKAVNQAERPVIYAGGGIIAAGAHEELIAFAEKINAPVTTTLMGKGAFPDVHPLALGMPGMHGTAYANYAITDSDLVIGLGVRFDDRVTGRLDMFAPNATIIHVDIDPAEISKNIRADIPLVGNVREVLADLLKEVEPRQHQAWLDKVEQWRRNHPLNYDQDNEVIKPQYVVEQICDITRGEAFIATEVGQNQMWAAQFYQCKYPRRFISSGGLGTMGFGLPAAIGVQLAHPDSVVFNIAGDGSIQMNSQEFATAVQYGLPIKVAILNNHYLGMVRQWQELFYDRRYSYTHMEGGPDFVKLAEAYGAQGMRVERPEDVRPALERAMAAPGTFVIEFIVDEEENVFPMVPAGGAINKMLGGGKR
- a CDS encoding 2-isopropylmalate synthase, with protein sequence MSKRVYIFDTTLRDGEQSPGVSLNINEKLEIATQLARLGVDIIEAGFPIASEGDFQAVRTIAENVEGPTIAALARIDPQDIDRAWEAVKVAKKPRIHTFIATSDIHMKYKLQLPRETVLELAVKGVKHARQYTDDVEFSPEDASRSDLDFLCQVVEAAIDAGATTVNIPDTVGYATPEEFGQFIAAIRRKVSNIDRTILSVHCHNDLGLAVANSLAAIANGAQQVECAVNGIGERAGNTALEEMVMALYTRKDFYDYHTEINTKEIYRTSKQVSSLTGMSIQSNKAIVGRNAFAHESGIHQDGVLKERTTYEIMNPEMIGLVQNNIVLGKHSGRHAFRQRLEELGFEVDKTELDKAFTRFKSMADRKKEISDKDIEAIVEAEIRRIPEKFQLEHMHISSGNRIVPTATVGITDGETLIEEAACGEGPVDAVFKAIDKVTNIKVSLMYYNLSAVTGGKDAIGEVTAKLKYADQVYIGRGISTDIIEASAKAYINALNKLVFEVGEDDLQRIV
- the ilvN gene encoding acetolactate synthase small subunit produces the protein MKHTLAVLVENRPGVLTRIAGLFARRGYNIESLAVGHTEDPEISRITIVVDGDDRVIEQVTKQLHKLVEVIKLSDITQDQFVDRELVLVKVNADPNTRAEIMQIVDIFRARIVDIGRDSLIIEATGDSGKISAIETSLRPFGLREVVRTGKIAMVRGAKFKNGQG
- the ilvB gene encoding biosynthetic-type acetolactate synthase large subunit, with protein sequence MGTTGAQRLIKCLQDENVTTIYGYPGGAVLPIYDALLDSDIKHVLVRNEQAAVHMANGYARVTGNPGVCMATSGPGATNLVTGIATAYMDSVPVVIITGQVATSMVGTDAFQEVDITGITMPITKHNYLVKKADELPKVMKEAFHIARTGRPGPVLIDIPKDVAAALCSAKPLEQLDMRGYKPNYQGHPQQINRALALIKQAKRPVIYVGGGVINSGSTEELLELARRAHIPVTTTLMGLGSFPEDSELSLGMLGLHGTPVANYAVTEADLLIGLGVRFDDRVTSAVEKFAPKAKIIHLDIDPAEIGKNVSVDVPIVGDLRLVLTGMLEKLEEKKHPEWLERIKELRREHPLQYGNDSKLRPQYVMQKLGEITNNRAIVTTDVGQHQMWAAQFYRFARPRSFLTSGGLGTMGYGFPAAIGAQMADPDALVISVTGDGSFQMSMAELATAREQNLPIKVLLFNNSSLGLVRQLQHFYCDRRYTAVDFTGNPDFVNLARCYDAVGLKIETKDQVEPILTEAVNNGRLTIIEVIVDQRELVLPMVPNARGLDEMVQFPFGEEDDCE